Proteins from a single region of Patescibacteria group bacterium:
- a CDS encoding LAGLIDADG family homing endonuclease has translation MGRQIVKSTNWAYIAGFLDGDGSIMVQIKNRLSKSGLRIMFTICFYQDSRHKEPLEWIQSILGIGYLSDRKDNITELRINGYNQVERILKKLQPFIKFKAKQVKIVLRILSLISGRRITQITKSERLKIVQLIIKLRNENYYSSQRDDENKLKRLLDF, from the coding sequence GTGGGAAGACAAATCGTAAAATCTACAAACTGGGCATATATCGCTGGTTTTTTGGATGGTGATGGAAGCATTATGGTGCAAATAAAAAACCGTTTATCTAAAAGCGGTTTACGTATTATGTTCACCATCTGCTTTTATCAAGACAGCCGTCACAAAGAACCCTTGGAATGGATTCAGAGTATATTAGGTATTGGGTATTTATCCGACCGAAAAGATAATATTACAGAATTGAGGATTAATGGATATAATCAAGTAGAAAGAATCTTGAAAAAGTTACAACCTTTTATTAAATTTAAGGCAAAACAAGTAAAGATTGTTCTACGGATTTTATCTTTAATCTCTGGTCGAAGAATTACTCAAATTACCAAAAGCGAACGATTGAAAATTGTCCAATTGATTATCAAGCTAAGAAACGAAAATTATTATTCTAGTCAGAGAGATGATGAGAATAAATTGAAAAGATTGCTAGATTTTTAA